The following proteins come from a genomic window of Terriglobales bacterium:
- a CDS encoding DUF2905 domain-containing protein: protein NSCMSSAGKLLILLGAILVVLGLLLTLGGKLNLPLGRLPGDFVWRGKNSVVYFPLATSLLLSLLLSLVLYLIGRLRH, encoded by the coding sequence GAATTCCTGTATGTCCAGCGCCGGCAAGCTGCTCATCCTCCTGGGCGCTATTCTGGTCGTCCTCGGCCTGCTTCTGACGCTGGGCGGCAAGCTGAACCTTCCCTTGGGCCGGCTGCCCGGAGACTTCGTCTGGCGCGGCAAGAACAGCGTTGTTTACTTTCCGCTGGCGACCTCGCTGCTGTTGAGTCTGCTGCTCTCCCTGGTCCTGTACCTGATCGGGCGGCTGCGGCACTGA